GCCATGTGGAGAAAAGAGGCAATGAGTCTCTTGAAAACAAGATCTCTATGTGGTTCTGATTCAGCACTGAAACACATCTCAAGTTTTACAAAGATCTCTAAGAACAATTCCCACACTACTGATTTAAGAAAGTTGATTAATTGTGCATATATAAGTTGTTAATACATACTTATAATTAAAATGTATGAGATTATAAAAGATAAAATCATGTAGCCAAGCGAAGGGACGATCTGAACAAGCAATAGAGAAAAGATTGCTAATTCCTTCTGTATAGAGAGACATGATCTTAACGTCAAGCGCAATCATAGTCAATCACCTGGAAATTTTTCTTCCATGTCTTAATATCACTTGATCCGTCCTGTCATTGACGCAAAAACTGAAGGAAAACACTTCCTGCTATACGCATGCTAATAAGCAATTTTTCTCAACACAGTACAAGCGCAACTGGTCATATAAATGCacatacactcatctctatgaGTACACGCACATCCAACCCTATGAGAACCTTCAAGATACTGAGTTGGCATAATATCTTGAGATTAACAAAGTCATCATAGATGccttcgtagtcgacgggaacgtctcctctggtgctcccactgaacgcacatcgtcgGAAGGgatgaaataaattcagaaaaatgcgaCCACCAGTGCCAAGTCTAATAAGCAATTGTCAGACGCCTCGTGCACCATCGATAATCTTCCATCTAACGATCAAGATATCCGAACAAATTGCCCGTTTCTAACCTCCTGATTTTTATCCTTTGATGGAAGAAAATTACTAATTGGTTGGAAGCAACTCAATAGTAGATGGAAGCTAAAGCGTGATGCTCCTACaacaagtgaaaatatttttttCATTTAATGGAAGCAAAATACAGTTTGGTTGGAAGCAACTCTCTAGTCGATGGATGCGAATGATTTTGGAACAAGTtgaattatttttcatttttatgaaagcaaaaTACTATTTGGCTGTCTTCTCGTTGTGGACTGGCAATGGGAGAGCTAGAAATTCTTGTGGGAGCATTGTTCATCGGGGCGTTTCAATGACATAGTGAAGGGTCCATGCGTTGTGGCTGAGGGGGCATTGTGGTGGTCAACCGAGTATTAGAGTGGGTCGTTCTATATTCGTTGCCATAGCGGTGCCCTCATGATCATGCGTTGCTGAGAAGGAACTTATGACACGGTGAAGCTACCAAGCGATCCAGACCCCGGTGCGGTCATGGAGTTGATGATTAGGAGCAGTTGAGGAATATGTGGACACTGCCCTACGAGACAGGGATTCATCATGTAAGTTGTGGCCCCACGTATGGGTGCTCACAGAATCGACCAGCGACATGCTACTAGGGTGGATACTGGCACACAAGGACCTTCTGATGCACGATCATGTATTGGATTTGATAACAAATGCAACCAAGGATGAGACGGGAGGTGGTCGGATGTAGTAAAAGGAGCTTGTATGGTGGTACTGTTATTATGAACGAGATAATGAAAAACGTGAAGGAAGTCTACACCGGGATCGGCAAAACAAAATCAACAaagatagcagtcatacatctttgacaACATCGGCACCACCATTTCGCACGCAGACTCCTATCCCGGCGAAGCCAGCAGAGCCGAGTCCTACTTAGTTAATCTTCGCACCTTTTCAAACATGAAGGGAGTACTATTCAACGCGGGCGTGCTCTATTTTTGGCCTGATTTGATTTTAAAAGTTATAATCCAATCTTTTTTCACAGCTGTATGGCTGCGATTCTCCTGCCTGTGTCCGTGTCATAATGTTGTCGTGCGGTTTGTGTCGTCTGCGTTTTGACGAGCAATATCCAAAGAGTTATCAAATTTAAAAGAAAGGTAGTTTTCAAATATAGGAGTATAAGAAAAATCACACTTCCTgttcaaaaaaagaagaaggaaaaagacAATCTTGTAAACCGCAGCAAGCTCACCAATAGAAGAGATTATGCACCAACCGCATGCAAATGGCTTGTTTGAACGTCCAGCTCTATCTGCAATTCTGCATAATACACATGTCCAGGGACTGTATTCCATCCATATACGATTCTAGACGTAGGAATCTTTTCTAGATTCTAGATTCAGATAGGTATCCCAAATTCCCAATATTCAAACTTCTCTATCTCTAACGTAGGAGTACATTGCCAGCCAGCCGGAGCTCTATATATATATAGTTGGGCATCCTCTCCATGATTATCCCATCCTCCTCTCCAGCCCGTCCCTTCCCCTCACGCACACGATGGCGCTCTCCAAGCACACCATCGCCGTGTTCTTTGCCCTGCTGGCCATCGCCGCCGCGCTGCAGCCGTCCGACGCGAGGCTCCGGTCCGCCGCCGCAAACCAAGAAGAAGCCCAAGCCACCACCACGGCCGATGGAGGCTCCCCGTCTCTTCCCGGGCTGCCGTTGCCTCAGATCCCCGGCATGCCTAGCCTACCACCCATATTCCGCTCCCTTTTCCCGCCGCTGCCCCAGATCCCCGGCCTGCCTCCGCTCTTTGGTGCACCGCCATCCCAAGGGTTGCCTCAGATCCCCGGCATGCCACACATCCCACTCCCCACccgctcgccaccaccgccaccgccgaagGAGTGCCTGACGCCGTTGACGGCCATGATACCGTGCATGGACTACCTCACCAACATCACCGTGTTCTCGCCTCCGGGCGCATGCTGTGACGGCCTCAAATCCGTCATCAGCAGCGCACCGATCTGCCTATGCCACGGCCTGAACAACAATGGCGGCATGAGCAAGCTGTTCCCCAAGCCCATCGATCCCATCCGCATGCTCATCCTCCCGGCTAGGTGCGGCGCCATGATACCCTTCCAGACGATCTTCTCGTGTGGCAGTAAGTTGCACCAACCCCTGCTGTcttgcctgtttttttgttttcttatataTTCTTCTTTGAAGGAGATTGATTAACTTGTGATGATCTGACAGCCCAACCATTGCCGCCGCTGACGCCTCCAGCTATGTCTCCGGCGCCTCCTGCTGCTTCTCCCGCGCCATCACCATCACCTTGAGGTTATCTTGATCTCTCATATATGCGTTGAACAACAACCCTAAATTATTTCTGTACTATATTATGTTTAGCCTCTGACATTAATTTCGCCTTTGCGTTTTCGTGTTGCAGAATCACCCTAGAGTGGCAAAAGGATGGATGCATGGACCAAAGATGGTTTCATCAGGATTAGATATAGAGTCAAATTATCGTTTTAGTTGGTTTTGCTTAGGTACAGAGAAAAACATCGATCAGCTAGCGTTTAGGGTTCAGACGTACGTCATACGTAGTTCCTAGTGCTGCTTAGTTACATTAGTAGAGTTTCAATCATGTAATCGATATTGGATAATATATAAATTAGATGCATATTATGTTATTGCTGCCCATAATTGTGTTGTTTGTGTGATGGCCCAGAGTTAATTAAGGCTGGGTTGAGGTGATCTACTGTATATGCGGGCATGTTAAAGGACCAGGGGGGCCTTgatattgagaatcttgaagtcaagaacagatgtcttctcagtaagtggTTGTATAAGTTATCAGTTAAGACTGAGGCAACGTTGGCGCAGATTCTTCATAGTAAATATCTGCAGTCCAAGACTTTGTTTCAGGTGACAGTGAGACCGACTGActcgccgttttggaaggggcttatgagagtcaaagctgccttctttaatagaacaaagtttattgtcggtaATGGAAACACTAGTgctattcctagttccaaacatgtttggaaagtcaaagttcctttgaaaattaaagtgtttatgtggtttgaacataaacaagtcattttaacaaaggataatttgattaagcgcaactggacaggatctactaagtgtagtttttgtgatcgggacgaaactatcaagcacctcttctttgattgcccgttggcgagAGTTTTGTGGCGCacggtgcaaattgcctttaacactACTCCTCCGAATTTGGTCAGTACGTTATTTGGAACatggcttgttgggatagagtccgaaacagctagacacattcgcgtaggagtatgtgcgttgttgtgggcaatttggaactgcagaaatgatttggcttttaacagaacaacaactattcattttttgcaggttttattccgagctactgcgttgatccgtatgtggtcattactcactccgacggaggccagagaGCGTTTGGttggtgggagatggtagcgcgggatatcatcaaccggtttggatggcggtcatgtaataggataggcgattagtttacctatctttgtttgccagccggttgtggcttttgggcctttTGTTTTTGGCattgtggctctttgtgagcttgccATTTTTCTGTTTTCAGACTATTAGACCTTGTTGAATCTTTTGTGGCCGTATACATCGTTCCGATGCAGAGGGCGGGGagtccccctttttgaaaaaaaatatgcgGGCATATTTGATTCTGTTCATACACGGAAGTCTTTGGATCGTACTACAAAGGAAACGAGACAATTATTTTGACCAATTCCCCAAGATCAAGAGCAAAAAATATATGTGACCTTGTTCTAAAAAGATAAACATATGCCGCTCGATTGGTTAGCCGATCGACCGGACACTGAAGCTTCTCCCTCGATTAGTTAGCCGGCTGTCTGGACACAGAAGCAATCGAGCAAAGCAGATGAGGCAGCAGCTTCAGAAAGAACAGAGCAAAGCAGAGGAGGGAAAAACTTCAGAAAGTACATAGCAAAGCAGAGGAGGGAGCACATTCAGCGGCTCAAGCCGCGCACAAGCCCCAGATACGGTACATAAAGGCAAGAAATAAGCGGTGGACTAAGCGGCGTTTTATTTATCAAAATTCAAGGTGAATGTGGCCTTCATTCTTTCTGTAACAGCCATTTGCCGATACAAAATTCCAAGTTCACATCTTCAGATGGTTTTTCCGTCCCGGTAGCCAGCGTTCGGTTAGATAGATAAATGGCTTTCGTGATGTAGGCCACAACAGAATACCGAGAGATGCATTCATAATCTGTCACTGTTATACCTGCAGAACAATTGTACACATGCTTATTACACAGGTCCAGTAAACTGAAGATGTCGTCATGATTATTATGCAAAACACGGGGCTAGTTTTTTTTTTTCTTTGCGGGGAACACGGTGCTAGTTATTGGAAAAGGATAACATATGACAGTGCATGTATTTAGGTGAAGGGACCTGAATATCTGGCGTACGTCAGATTTGGGGAGATTTTGAGCGAAGGGTTAGTTCGCCCGGAATGGTAGAAGCTAGCTAACAATTGTTTTCGCTAGTATCATCGTCCAAGCGCAAACCCCTTTTGACCCACTGGCTACCGAAAGGCCTAGAAAACAAAATCTCAACATAAAAAAAACCAAATTGATAACGCTCACAAGTGTGGCACGAAGCAACATCGCCCAAACGCCTCCATTACCATTCATTTTGCCACGTcaaaacagatgacatcagcaggaatctttttggtttcagcttaaaaatgttttatctcctaattaaaaaatccaattaaaaattcATTTtgaccattaaatccgtctcgaggagatcttcaaaactagatcccatgttgatatgtttcgataaAAAAAATTGCCAAAAAGttaccatgatgtttacactgtagttgccatagtgtttacactaaagttgccatgtggcaattttagtttatagatcatggcaattttagtattttgaccatGGCAATTCCATTACTTTGACCATGacaattattttttgtatgaaccatggcaattttaagtgcatgtatcatggcaattttagtttaaggttcatggcaagtctagtttttAGTTCCCCATTTTATattatgtcaaaatttacttttaaatgtagaagaaaaatagctgaaacatggcaacttcagtgtaaacacaatggcaattcatgtgcaatagacatggcaacttttaacccaaaaaaCAGTCGTCGAaacatattgatatgagatctagtttcgaagatctcgttgcgatggtttaatggtgaaaacggatattcaatcggatttttcatttaagagataaaacattttaaaaactcgaaattcaaaaagatttccacatacatgcatgcgatgacgtggcaatctgtttGCTTTAGAGACGTGTGGTGCGCCTTCGTTCCTGTCACACGTGTGCCAGTTATCGACGTCCTAAAAAAGAGAGGGAAATAAGCTTTCGGCCATAAGAAAATCCTGAAATCTAGGAAACTAATACATGTATGGCTACCCGATTTATTTATTTGCTAATGTTAACGttcacacgtgtggcacgaagcaacatGGCCCAAACGCCTCCATTACCATCCATTTTGACACGTCAAAACATAtgacatcactagtagaaaaagggtcaaatgtcaagcacattaatgccggtttgcttttgagccggcactaatgtgtgcattagtgccggttccaacggctagccagccgctttcattagtaccggttcgtggccgacctttagcaccggtttgtgccacggaccggtactaaagtgagtggtggcaggatgttgtcagtccggggcccctccagcacctttagtaccggttcatggcacgaaccggtgctaaaggtcgtcctacataagcccttcgcccacccgagctcgctctgttcttcccctttcccctctcctctctgttcttcccctcttcctctcgagctcatcacacattttgcccaaaatttgtcaagatttgaaggcccccatccattcaaataatcacaaaggttagcaactttgtcctttcatctctcattgctagattagctcttgcaatgctttgtatagtgattaatttatgagtttagtaatttggtagaaaatatatgtgctagtatttgatttatatgcaatttgtggtcaaaactaacacttagtttgcatatgtaggtgtggtttacttagtgccttctaaatctccgtcgtaaccacagtcgatcgcccgcaccgttccgtcgccggcaccaccttgtggtgagcctcttgttcatgaatgttttacattaccaaattgatgtttgtgtgatttggatatatagttactcgtataattatcttacccgtacgttgtttgttatacatagtgccatggttttgatatccgtccccgtcggccctcgttctttttatgattcggatgtggtatattctcttttaaaactagttgttgcatttcgtgtttatgacaaattatgcccatcaagttgacatagatatttttgtctaggaggtttgtgaaccggaaattccaaccgaccctattgtcgagaggttaaatttagttgaaagagaaaacgaatatttgaaagaaaaattgaaaagaattgagggggagaagatggaattggagttgcatgttgccgatgccgTCGATGAtcagaagatcaagatggagaaaatgcgcttgaagattagaaagattagaaaatatgccattgatagtgaggcttggtatcattatgttgttggatcaattgttaccttagttgcgatcttgatcgcatttgttgttgcatttaaattctttagttagagagttatttgtttgttgcatttaagtcttgtatgaactttatgtatgaacttgtattaatttggtctatccggtgttgtgtaatgaagatgagccgaaaatggacgtacgatgaccgatgctctcccgagttcattaatggcatgcaaacttttctgcttgcggctgaggcaaacaagcgggcggatggttttatgccttgtccatgtttagtccgtaagaatgatcacaattactctacgtcaagaaccattcacgtccacctgtttaagtccggtttcatgccccactacaatgtttggaccaagcacggagaaagaggggttatgatggaagacaatgaagaagaagaagaggacgacgacaactatcctggccatgggttccctgaatacgatgataaaacaatgggggaagaagctgagccggcaatgcgggaagaagctgaagaagaggcatcagatgagcccgctgatgatttaggtcgggccattgccgatgcaaagagaaactgcgcaagtgatttggagaagaagaagttgtagtgcatattagaggatcacaagaaattgttgtacccgaattgcgaagctgacaagaaaaagttgggcaccacactggaattgctgcaatggaaggcagagaatggtgtatctgacaagggatttggaaagttgctggtaatgataaagaatatgcttacaaaggacaacgaatttcctgagagtacgtacgaagcaaagaaggttgtctgccctctagggttagaggtgcagaagatacatgcatgccctaatgactgcatcctctaccgcggtgagtacgaggatttgaacgcttgcccggtatgcggtgcattgcgctataagatcaggcgcgatgaccctggtgatgtcgagggcgagcgccccaggaagaagattcctgccaaggtgatgtggtatgctcctataataccacggttgaaacatttgttccaaaacaaatagCATGCCAAGGCGacgcgatggcacagagaagaccgtaagaaagatggaaagttgagagtacccgctgacgggttgcagtggagaaaaattgagagaaagtacgggaaggagtttgcagatgacgcaaggaacgtatggtttggtctaagcacagatggcattaatccttttggggagcagagcagcaaccatagcacctggcctgtgactctatgtttgtataaccttcctccttggttgtgcatgaagcggaagttcattatgatgtcagtgctcatccaaggccctaagcaacccggcaacgac
This DNA window, taken from Triticum aestivum cultivar Chinese Spring chromosome 1D, IWGSC CS RefSeq v2.1, whole genome shotgun sequence, encodes the following:
- the LOC123178173 gene encoding formin-like protein 3; protein product: MALSKHTIAVFFALLAIAAALQPSDARLRSAAANQEEAQATTTADGGSPSLPGLPLPQIPGMPSLPPIFRSLFPPLPQIPGLPPLFGAPPSQGLPQIPGMPHIPLPTRSPPPPPPKECLTPLTAMIPCMDYLTNITVFSPPGACCDGLKSVISSAPICLCHGLNNNGGMSKLFPKPIDPIRMLILPARCGAMIPFQTIFSCGTQPLPPLTPPAMSPAPPAASPAPSPSP